In one Ktedonobacteraceae bacterium genomic region, the following are encoded:
- a CDS encoding RluA family pseudouridine synthase — MKLDAFSVIYQDHHLLIVNKPAGLVIHPTYKHADGTMWDAILAYLEQWGGDDWQPPELPDEPAWAKAPAHVREMLREKRAQWYWEKEGLLNRPCLLHRLDKDTSGVVALARTERCCRHIIRQFERHTIVKRYLAVVQKGAPEWARPRAGLRMARLFDGKPEQDFDLPFDLLSMGQQDVMVEGALMRDPADRRRCIVGAEGQHAATMLKVLAVEGDFGLVEARPVTGRTHQIRAHLAVLGYAIVGDQTYAPPAMLGTPGAGLGRQFLHAFSLELRRYPDNVLCTFVAPLAGDLVAWQEQYFPQWSGVLDASKTVPAE, encoded by the coding sequence ATGAAACTCGATGCTTTCTCTGTGATTTACCAGGATCATCACCTGCTAATCGTGAACAAACCGGCGGGCCTGGTCATTCATCCCACGTACAAACATGCTGATGGGACGATGTGGGATGCAATTTTGGCGTACCTGGAGCAGTGGGGAGGAGATGATTGGCAGCCGCCAGAACTGCCCGATGAGCCCGCATGGGCCAAGGCGCCGGCACATGTGCGCGAGATGCTGCGAGAGAAGCGCGCTCAATGGTATTGGGAAAAGGAAGGATTGCTGAATCGTCCGTGTTTGCTGCATCGCCTCGATAAAGATACGTCTGGCGTCGTTGCGCTTGCCCGTACAGAGCGCTGTTGTCGCCACATTATTCGCCAGTTTGAGCGACACACCATTGTCAAACGTTACCTTGCTGTCGTGCAAAAGGGCGCGCCGGAATGGGCAAGGCCGCGGGCGGGGTTAAGAATGGCACGGTTATTTGATGGCAAACCTGAGCAAGATTTCGATTTGCCTTTTGATCTTTTAAGTATGGGACAGCAAGATGTTATGGTTGAAGGGGCCTTGATGCGCGACCCGGCTGATCGACGCCGCTGCATTGTTGGCGCTGAGGGACAACACGCAGCGACGATGCTGAAAGTGCTGGCAGTTGAGGGCGATTTTGGCCTGGTGGAAGCGCGTCCTGTCACTGGTCGCACGCATCAGATTCGTGCGCACCTGGCAGTGTTGGGTTATGCTATTGTCGGAGATCAGACCTACGCGCCGCCTGCTATGCTTGGAACGCCGGGAGCAGGCCTGGGCCGTCAATTCCTGCATGCCTTTAGCCTTGAACTGCGGCGCTATCCCGATAATGTGTTATGCACGTTTGTCGCCCCGCTGGCCGGTGACCTGGTAGCCTGGCAGGAGCAATACTTCCCGCAGTGGTCAGGAGTTCTCGATGCAAGCAAAACAGTACCCGCAGAATAG
- a CDS encoding CoA-binding protein encodes MSGTTYTLEEVLHPRSVAIIGVSRSPHKWGNVAARQLIAGGFPGAIYLINPTIREVLGRATYANLRDVPGPVDLAVIATSFNHVAQAIDDCIAHGVKGIVLITAGFSETGTEGRVLEQQMVARCRDHGIRIIGSNCMGIYVRRSHLNALGMVFPLPAGPIGLVSQSGNLGMYFYAQANLDGLGFTTFLSIGNAADVTFPECVQYLANDPETSVIAGYVEAVSEETLRQVTQEMRERGCYKPVVILLSGATEVGVRASLAHTGTVARVRPDNDASLLGSGVVRILRSDELFPVAQALAMQPPTPGGGRRIAIIGDGGGSCIATGDAAIRAGLQVPILSTETQRALRKLMPDRATSTNPVDVAGAADEDPMSFAWLTEICLKDPQVDGVIVTGLFGGYRQLLSEEFGAREEAAAHELGTLVRQYQKPVLLQTVYARHDIPALHILRQENVPYYESIEITCRAMAALAEVGMFLAGKL; translated from the coding sequence ATGAGCGGCACTACATATACGCTCGAGGAAGTGCTGCATCCTCGTTCCGTGGCTATCATTGGCGTTTCACGTTCTCCCCACAAATGGGGGAATGTGGCAGCCAGGCAGCTGATTGCCGGTGGATTTCCCGGCGCTATTTATCTCATCAACCCCACAATTCGCGAGGTGCTGGGACGCGCAACCTACGCTAACCTGCGTGATGTACCTGGCCCCGTCGATCTGGCAGTCATTGCCACCTCTTTTAACCATGTTGCCCAGGCAATCGATGACTGCATTGCTCACGGCGTCAAGGGTATTGTTCTCATTACAGCAGGATTCAGCGAAACCGGCACCGAGGGTCGCGTCCTGGAACAGCAGATGGTGGCACGATGTCGCGACCATGGCATTCGTATCATCGGCAGCAACTGCATGGGAATTTATGTTCGCCGCTCGCATCTCAACGCGCTGGGCATGGTATTTCCCTTGCCTGCCGGCCCCATAGGATTGGTATCGCAGAGTGGCAACCTCGGCATGTACTTTTACGCCCAGGCCAATTTAGACGGCCTCGGTTTCACCACCTTTTTAAGCATTGGCAACGCCGCAGACGTGACATTCCCCGAATGCGTGCAATACCTGGCGAACGATCCAGAAACCAGCGTGATCGCCGGGTACGTCGAAGCGGTCTCGGAGGAAACGTTGCGCCAGGTCACGCAAGAGATGCGGGAACGCGGATGCTATAAGCCCGTCGTCATCCTGCTGAGCGGCGCTACAGAGGTGGGTGTGCGCGCCTCGCTCGCCCATACAGGAACGGTAGCCAGGGTGCGACCGGACAACGATGCCAGCCTGCTTGGTAGCGGCGTAGTGCGCATCCTGCGTTCAGACGAACTTTTTCCGGTAGCCCAGGCGCTCGCGATGCAACCACCTACACCTGGCGGAGGACGTCGCATCGCGATTATCGGCGATGGAGGCGGCAGTTGCATCGCTACGGGCGATGCAGCCATACGTGCAGGGCTGCAGGTACCTATACTCTCAACAGAAACGCAGCGAGCATTGCGCAAACTTATGCCAGATCGAGCCACATCTACGAATCCGGTCGATGTGGCAGGAGCGGCAGATGAAGATCCCATGTCATTCGCCTGGTTGACGGAGATCTGCTTGAAAGACCCGCAGGTCGATGGCGTGATTGTCACGGGTCTCTTTGGCGGATATCGCCAGCTCCTCTCAGAAGAATTTGGCGCGCGCGAGGAAGCCGCGGCGCATGAACTGGGCACGCTCGTCAGGCAGTACCAAAAACCGGTCTTGTTGCAGACTGTTTATGCCCGCCATGATATCCCCGCGCTGCACATTTTGCGACAGGAGAACGTGCCCTATTACGAGTCCATCGAGATTACGTGCCGGGCCATGGCGGCGCTAGCCGAAGTTGGAATGTTTCTGGCCGGAAAGCTTTGA
- a CDS encoding PAC2 family protein: MDYVQYFKQPELRNPLLIAAFAGWNDAADAATTAVKFLIERWKPTKLAEIDPEEFFVFTETRPLVQSNKGIQNTIIWPSNQFLSYSAPYLDHDILIYLGAEPQLKWKTFTKTFMDVCKGFNVSEALLLGAFLVDIPHSMDVPISGFSSSPELLERLRELDVRSSSYSGPTGMVGVLHDSLRNAGIPVSSLWAAAPHYLAATPNIKVTAALLTYMNIFLSFGLDLSDIQADAVRFEEQITALVARDPEASAYVRRLEEQASDLLDEEDEDEESEDDELIVNPDKPISTGPLPSADTLIRSVEELLRKERENNQQKNDEGDA; encoded by the coding sequence ATGGATTACGTACAATATTTTAAGCAGCCCGAACTGCGCAACCCCCTGCTCATAGCAGCATTTGCGGGCTGGAATGACGCAGCCGATGCCGCAACAACCGCCGTAAAGTTTCTCATTGAGCGTTGGAAACCAACGAAGCTTGCGGAAATCGATCCTGAGGAATTCTTCGTTTTTACGGAAACTCGCCCTTTAGTCCAATCTAACAAGGGTATACAGAATACGATTATCTGGCCTAGCAATCAGTTTTTGTCATACTCAGCCCCCTACCTGGATCACGATATCCTTATCTATCTTGGAGCTGAGCCGCAACTGAAATGGAAAACATTTACGAAAACATTTATGGATGTATGCAAGGGTTTTAACGTCTCTGAGGCCTTACTACTCGGAGCATTTCTGGTCGATATTCCACATTCTATGGATGTACCCATTTCTGGCTTTTCATCCAGTCCCGAATTGTTAGAGCGATTGCGCGAGTTGGATGTGCGCAGTTCGAGCTATTCCGGCCCAACCGGCATGGTTGGAGTGCTTCACGATAGCTTGCGTAACGCTGGCATCCCCGTTTCAAGTCTCTGGGCAGCAGCGCCACACTATCTTGCCGCAACTCCGAATATTAAGGTAACCGCCGCGCTACTTACGTATATGAACATATTCCTCTCATTCGGCCTTGACTTGAGTGATATACAGGCCGATGCCGTGCGCTTCGAGGAGCAAATAACAGCGCTGGTAGCGCGAGACCCGGAGGCCAGCGCATACGTGCGCAGATTGGAAGAGCAGGCTTCTGACCTGCTCGATGAGGAGGATGAGGATGAAGAGAGCGAGGACGACGAGTTGATTGTCAATCCCGACAAACCAATAAGCACAGGCCCATTACCCAGCGCCGATACCCTGATTCGCAGCGTCGAAGAACTTCTGCGCAAGGAACGTGAAAATAACCAGCAAAAAAATGACGAGGGCGATGCATGA